One window from the genome of Lentibacillus daqui encodes:
- a CDS encoding post-transcriptional regulator, with the protein MEKVQRVEQWKSHIKPALDSKTSELRLMGYMQATNDDIWDCLVKKVWKGNPTKRLYEVTNDIFHLASNVYMSYLTLEAYQDDDLAASIAALTGDGNETD; encoded by the coding sequence GTGGAAAAGGTGCAACGTGTGGAACAATGGAAATCACACATCAAGCCTGCATTGGATAGCAAGACGAGTGAGTTAAGGCTAATGGGGTATATGCAGGCAACCAATGATGACATTTGGGATTGCTTGGTAAAAAAGGTTTGGAAAGGAAACCCAACCAAACGTTTATATGAGGTGACGAATGATATTTTTCACCTTGCATCAAATGTATATATGAGTTATTTAACACTTGAAGCGTATCAGGATGATGATTTAGCAGCATCCATTGCGGCATTAACGGGCGATGGGAATGAAACAGATTAA
- the secDF gene encoding protein translocase subunit SecDF yields the protein MKNRGRIVAFFLIILLFAGLIGTTITGITKKINLGLDLQGGFEVLYDVHPVNEHQKVDRQLLEATVRTLTERVDRLGISEANIDIEEPNRIRVQLAGVKDQNEARELLATSARLSFRDVNDKELLNGADVKEGSAKQDFDPDTKQPIVTLSLKSAEKFADVTSKIKDMNDPDTPYADNLLVIWMDYQKGDSFAEENQKDDPKYISAPQVSQTLNTTNVMISGNFTVDSAQRLADVINSGSLPVNLTEKYSTSVGAQFGQQALNNTVFAGIIGIAAVFLFMIVVYRFPGLIASINLSIYIYLILLFFELLHGTLTLPGIAALILGVGMAVDANVITFERIKEEMRDGKSLQSAFKAGTSNSLPSILDANITTILAAAVLFIFGTSSIKGFATMLILSILVSFLTAVYGSRLLLQLWIKSKFLKNRPGWFGVKKKDIRDIRDRTEVEPTLFRREINPVKHRKKFFIASTLMVILGVIALAIFKLNPGIDFTSGSRVQIMSDHSLSADEIVKDLDELDIKPKEKPVISGDNNNVAVIRYDTVLNKDKIADLKDYANDKYGEDPSVSVVSPIVGQELVKNALKALAVASIGMIIYVAFRFEFFFAITAIIALLHDVFFILAFFSFTRLEFDATIVAAVLTIIGYSINDTIVTFDRIRENIRNKKRVKSFGELAKIVNRSLVQTMTRSINTSLTTLIAVLAFLFLGAESIRGFGIALAVGLIIGTYSSLFLASQLWLVWRGKMLKKKPVVFAKKKRTEGPQV from the coding sequence ATGAAAAACAGAGGCAGAATCGTTGCCTTTTTTCTAATCATCCTCTTGTTCGCGGGATTGATTGGGACAACGATAACAGGAATTACCAAGAAAATAAATTTGGGACTGGATCTGCAGGGCGGCTTTGAGGTCTTGTATGATGTGCATCCGGTTAATGAACATCAAAAGGTAGATCGGCAATTACTTGAGGCTACTGTTCGTACACTGACTGAGCGGGTGGATCGTCTTGGTATTAGTGAAGCGAACATCGATATTGAGGAGCCAAATCGGATCCGGGTTCAGCTTGCCGGGGTTAAAGATCAAAATGAGGCAAGGGAGTTACTAGCTACATCAGCCCGTTTATCTTTCAGGGATGTAAATGACAAAGAACTACTAAATGGTGCTGATGTAAAAGAAGGCAGCGCCAAACAGGATTTTGACCCGGACACAAAACAGCCGATTGTCACATTGTCGTTAAAGAGTGCCGAAAAATTTGCGGATGTTACGAGTAAAATTAAGGATATGAATGATCCAGATACACCTTATGCCGATAATTTGCTTGTTATCTGGATGGATTATCAAAAAGGTGATTCATTTGCCGAGGAAAATCAAAAAGATGATCCGAAATACATTTCCGCTCCACAAGTATCACAAACACTAAATACAACCAATGTAATGATCAGTGGAAATTTTACGGTTGATTCCGCGCAGCGTTTGGCGGATGTAATTAATTCAGGATCACTACCGGTTAATTTAACGGAAAAATATTCTACATCCGTTGGTGCGCAATTTGGGCAGCAAGCACTAAATAACACAGTGTTTGCGGGAATAATTGGTATAGCTGCGGTCTTCTTATTCATGATCGTTGTTTACCGTTTTCCGGGTCTGATTGCATCCATTAATTTAAGTATCTATATTTATCTCATTTTATTATTCTTTGAGCTGTTGCATGGTACATTGACATTACCGGGGATTGCCGCACTAATCCTTGGCGTTGGAATGGCTGTTGATGCGAATGTAATCACGTTCGAACGCATAAAAGAAGAAATGCGGGATGGGAAATCATTACAATCCGCATTTAAAGCAGGGACAAGCAACTCATTGCCGTCCATTCTTGATGCCAACATCACAACAATCCTGGCAGCTGCTGTACTGTTTATTTTTGGGACAAGCTCGATAAAAGGGTTTGCGACCATGCTGATTCTCAGTATTCTGGTTAGTTTCCTTACCGCCGTTTATGGTTCAAGACTTTTGCTGCAACTTTGGATTAAATCAAAGTTCCTGAAAAATCGTCCAGGCTGGTTCGGCGTGAAGAAAAAAGATATTCGGGATATCCGGGATCGGACCGAGGTTGAGCCAACGCTGTTTCGCCGGGAAATCAATCCGGTTAAACACCGAAAAAAATTCTTTATTGCATCGACATTGATGGTCATACTCGGTGTTATCGCACTTGCTATTTTCAAGTTAAATCCGGGAATTGATTTTACCAGTGGTTCAAGAGTGCAGATTATGAGTGATCATTCGCTATCAGCGGATGAAATTGTCAAAGATCTGGATGAGCTGGACATTAAACCTAAGGAAAAACCGGTTATTTCCGGGGATAACAATAATGTTGCGGTTATCCGTTACGATACGGTTCTTAATAAAGACAAAATCGCCGACTTAAAAGATTATGCCAATGACAAGTATGGTGAAGATCCTAGTGTTAGTGTGGTATCGCCAATTGTCGGGCAGGAACTGGTTAAGAATGCATTAAAAGCACTCGCAGTTGCTTCGATCGGCATGATTATTTATGTGGCGTTCCGATTCGAATTTTTCTTTGCGATTACTGCCATTATTGCGTTGCTCCACGATGTATTTTTCATCCTGGCATTCTTCAGTTTTACCAGGCTTGAATTTGATGCGACAATTGTTGCGGCGGTTCTGACCATTATTGGATATTCCATAAATGATACGATTGTTACCTTTGACCGGATCAGAGAAAATATCCGAAATAAAAAGCGGGTCAAATCGTTTGGAGAACTTGCCAAAATTGTCAACCGAAGTTTAGTACAAACAATGACGCGTAGTATCAACACGTCACTTACGACATTGATTGCTGTGTTGGCGTTCTTGTTTTTAGGTGCTGAATCGATTAGAGGATTTGGAATTGCCCTGGCAGTTGGACTGATTATAGGTACGTATTCGTCCTTGTTCCTGGCCTCCCAACTCTGGTTGGTATGGCGCGGTAAAATGCTGAAGAAAAAACCAGTTGTGTTTGCAAAGAAAAAACGTACAGAGGGACCGCAGGTTTAA
- a CDS encoding LapA family protein, whose product MRGQTYVILAIVVVIIVAIFAVTNVDTVEVNYLFWSGSAPLILVILFSVLMGGIITAAVGAIRLFRLQREARSLKAENREMKQLLQKHGLADKLRHQYDKQQSANSNKDNPNNSTR is encoded by the coding sequence ATGCGTGGACAAACTTATGTAATTTTGGCAATTGTTGTTGTGATCATTGTAGCTATATTTGCGGTGACCAATGTTGATACGGTTGAGGTAAATTATCTGTTTTGGTCAGGCTCGGCACCGCTTATTCTGGTTATATTATTTTCCGTTTTGATGGGGGGCATTATTACTGCCGCTGTTGGGGCGATCCGATTATTTCGATTGCAGCGGGAAGCCCGGTCACTAAAAGCAGAGAATCGGGAAATGAAGCAATTATTGCAGAAACATGGATTGGCTGATAAGTTGCGTCATCAGTATGATAAACAACAGTCAGCGAACAGCAATAAAGATAACCCAAATAATTCAACGCGCTGA
- the recJ gene encoding single-stranded-DNA-specific exonuclease RecJ, with translation MLSSSKKWKFTTTEESSQLEDDRLTVSPIIRDLLIQRGITTTDQAVDFLSPSLAKLHNPSYLASIERACARVHTAIEQQEPILVYGDYDADGVSSTAVLLLALQTLGANCDYYIPNRFTEGYGPNEAAFQKAYTNGFRLIITVDNGIAAVHEADVAKELGIDLIITDHHEPQETLPDAFAIVHPKCSPDYVFSELAGVGVAFKFAEQLLGYFPEQLLDLVAIGTVADLVPLIDENRILTFHGLQKLTKTKRPGLKALKKICNIEGIVTEDDIGFLIGPRLNAVGRMQDAGLAVQLLLYDDLNEAAELAEMVEALNKQRKKVVAEIVKEAEDMISPKSREGVIVVAKEGWNEGVLGIVASRLVQKYDRPAIVLAINPEQESAKGSARSIPAFDLFRNCMRYRELFTHFGGHSQAAGMTLPMMNVTKLTDGLNECIQRELTEDDFKQEIVVNKTVNIAEVNESLITEISQLAPFGMANPKPVFHIKHIPTDIRQLGNNQAHLKLQFRDATGQLDGIGFGLGGLFPKISSQTAVSLVGELGINEWNGIRKPQMVIQDLRIDEWQLFDHRGKKDVSILQYDPDPNTDLVVCEAKSERIPEQIKTISYETDLSIVSQVKSLYLFDLPPSLEQLEELIKRTQPSRIHACFYVENSKYMQVFPSRDDFKWFYKQILIHKSIDLHQQLEMLMQARGWTKDRIIFMSKVFFELGFVKIENGVIRVNTSPVKRDLQDSKVFQERLRQADIEKTLYYSNYPTLKKWFSLWMNDTEASRKEEVTHGL, from the coding sequence ATGCTATCAAGTAGTAAAAAGTGGAAGTTTACGACAACAGAGGAATCGTCACAATTAGAAGACGATAGGTTAACAGTATCACCGATAATAAGAGATCTTTTAATACAACGCGGAATAACAACTACCGATCAAGCGGTTGATTTCTTATCTCCCAGCCTGGCAAAATTACACAATCCTAGCTATCTGGCATCAATTGAAAGGGCTTGTGCCCGTGTACATACAGCGATTGAACAACAAGAACCAATCCTTGTCTATGGGGATTATGATGCGGATGGTGTCAGCTCGACCGCCGTATTATTATTAGCTTTACAAACACTTGGTGCGAACTGCGATTATTATATTCCCAACCGGTTCACGGAAGGATATGGACCGAATGAAGCAGCCTTTCAAAAGGCATACACAAATGGCTTTCGTTTGATCATAACGGTCGATAATGGAATAGCGGCCGTTCATGAAGCGGATGTTGCAAAAGAGCTGGGGATAGACTTAATTATCACGGACCATCACGAACCACAGGAAACACTACCGGATGCGTTTGCCATCGTTCATCCAAAGTGTTCACCTGATTATGTTTTTTCAGAGCTTGCCGGGGTTGGTGTTGCTTTTAAATTTGCTGAACAGCTATTAGGTTATTTTCCCGAACAATTATTGGATCTTGTGGCAATTGGAACCGTTGCCGACTTGGTTCCGTTGATTGACGAAAATCGCATATTGACATTCCACGGTTTGCAAAAGCTAACAAAAACAAAGCGACCTGGATTAAAAGCACTAAAAAAGATTTGTAACATAGAAGGAATCGTAACCGAAGATGATATTGGCTTTTTAATTGGACCACGCCTTAATGCTGTTGGACGCATGCAAGATGCCGGCTTAGCAGTTCAGTTATTGCTCTATGATGATTTGAATGAGGCAGCAGAGTTGGCAGAAATGGTAGAAGCGTTAAACAAACAACGAAAGAAAGTTGTTGCCGAAATTGTCAAGGAAGCAGAGGATATGATTTCCCCAAAATCCCGTGAAGGTGTGATTGTTGTTGCCAAAGAGGGCTGGAATGAAGGTGTCTTGGGGATAGTAGCCTCCAGATTGGTGCAAAAATATGACCGTCCGGCAATCGTGTTGGCAATAAACCCGGAACAAGAATCGGCAAAAGGCTCTGCACGAAGTATACCTGCCTTTGATCTTTTCCGAAATTGCATGAGGTACCGGGAACTATTTACACATTTTGGCGGTCATTCCCAAGCAGCTGGTATGACGTTGCCAATGATGAATGTCACTAAATTAACCGATGGATTGAATGAATGCATCCAACGGGAATTAACTGAAGATGATTTTAAGCAGGAAATCGTAGTGAACAAAACAGTAAATATAGCCGAAGTTAATGAGTCTCTGATAACAGAAATCAGCCAACTCGCGCCGTTTGGTATGGCTAATCCAAAACCTGTTTTTCATATAAAACATATACCGACAGACATTCGCCAGCTGGGAAATAATCAAGCACATTTAAAATTGCAGTTTCGGGATGCTACCGGACAACTGGATGGAATTGGGTTTGGTCTGGGGGGATTATTCCCGAAAATCTCATCGCAAACTGCTGTATCGCTCGTTGGCGAGTTAGGAATTAATGAATGGAATGGCATCCGAAAACCACAAATGGTAATCCAGGATTTACGAATTGATGAATGGCAGCTGTTTGATCATCGCGGAAAAAAAGATGTTTCTATTTTACAATACGATCCTGATCCGAATACTGATTTAGTGGTATGTGAAGCAAAGTCCGAACGCATTCCGGAACAAATCAAGACAATCAGCTACGAAACGGACCTTTCAATTGTATCTCAGGTAAAATCTTTATATCTATTCGATCTTCCACCAAGTTTAGAACAGCTTGAGGAATTAATTAAGCGAACGCAACCCTCACGTATACATGCCTGTTTCTATGTGGAAAATAGTAAGTATATGCAAGTATTTCCGTCTAGAGATGATTTCAAATGGTTTTATAAACAAATCCTTATTCATAAGTCGATTGATTTGCATCAACAGCTGGAGATGTTGATGCAGGCAAGAGGATGGACGAAGGATCGCATTATTTTTATGTCAAAGGTGTTTTTTGAGTTGGGATTTGTTAAAATAGAGAATGGAGTTATTCGGGTAAATACAAGCCCTGTTAAACGTGATTTACAAGATTCAAAAGTTTTTCAGGAGCGATTAAGACAAGCTGATATTGAAAAGACCTTATACTATTCCAATTATCCAACATTAAAAAAGTGGTTTTCATTATGGATGAATGATACCGAAGCGAGCAGGAAGGAAGAAGTAACCCATGGATTATAA
- a CDS encoding adenine phosphoribosyltransferase, whose translation MDYKNYIKIVEDWPKAGVQFKDITPLMANGDAFKAATDEIVNFAKEKAIDLVVGPEARGFIIGCPVSYALGVGFAPVRKEGKLPREVIKVDYGLEYGKNVLTIHKDAIEPGQRVLITDDLLATGGTIEATIKLVEELGGVVVGCAFLVELTYLNGRDKLTGYEVLTLMEY comes from the coding sequence ATGGATTATAAAAACTATATTAAAATAGTGGAAGACTGGCCAAAGGCTGGCGTTCAATTTAAAGATATTACCCCATTGATGGCTAATGGTGACGCATTTAAAGCTGCTACGGATGAGATTGTGAACTTTGCAAAAGAAAAGGCTATCGATCTTGTAGTTGGTCCGGAAGCAAGAGGATTTATTATCGGTTGTCCGGTTTCGTATGCCTTGGGGGTTGGATTTGCACCTGTTCGAAAGGAAGGAAAGCTGCCACGTGAAGTGATTAAGGTGGACTATGGGCTGGAATACGGTAAAAATGTTCTGACCATCCATAAAGATGCCATTGAACCAGGACAGCGTGTATTAATAACAGATGATCTACTTGCCACTGGTGGTACAATAGAAGCAACGATTAAATTAGTTGAAGAACTTGGCGGGGTTGTTGTAGGCTGTGCCTTTTTAGTTGAACTTACCTATTTAAATGGACGGGATAAGCTTACCGGCTATGAAGTTTTGACTTTGATGGAATATTGA
- a CDS encoding RelA/SpoT family protein, with product MAKETIMTVENVISEAEKYLDEEDIAFIRRAYEFAYEAHRGQFRKSGEPYIIHPVQVAGILVGLEMDPETIAGGFLHDVVEDTTITLDQIEEAFNHEVAMLVDGVTKLGKIKYKSKEALQAENHRKMFVAMAKDIRVILIKLADRLHNMRTLKHLKPEKQRRISNETLEIFAPLAHRLGISTIKWELEDTALRYLNPQQYYRIVQLMRQKRDEREKYVKEVMDEVNEQLEDVHIKANISGRPKHLYSIYRKMVKQNKQFNEIYDLLAVRIIVNSIKDCYAVLGIIHTCWKPMPGRFKDYIAMPKPNLYQSLHTTVIGPKGDPLEVQIRTKEMHEIAEYGIAAHWAYKEGKQVNKNKQSFEKKLTWFREILEWQNEAHDAEEFMESLKVDLFSDMVYVFTPKGDVIELPSGSVPLDFAYKIHTEIGNQTIGAKVNGKMEPLDYQLKNGDIVEVMTSKHSYGPSQDWLKVTQTSQAKNKIKQFFKKQRRDENIAKGKELVAKEIKALSYEPKDVLTTENLQRVFEKFNFANEDDMYAAVGYQGITAALIATRLTDKLRKEKQKEQELSQTLEEVKADVNQKKPARKRDSGVKVEGVDNVLVRLSKCCNPVPGDPIVGYITKGRGVSVHRADCPNVQTEEAKQRYLHVEWENHQVDKKQYHVDLEISGYDRRGLLNEVLQAINETKTNITQVNGGSDRNKIANFTITILVHNTAHLRKIVERIKQIKDIYTVTRTLQ from the coding sequence ATGGCAAAAGAAACAATAATGACAGTGGAGAATGTGATAAGTGAAGCGGAAAAGTATCTTGATGAAGAAGATATTGCGTTCATCCGCCGTGCATACGAATTTGCATACGAGGCGCATCGGGGCCAATTTCGCAAGTCAGGGGAGCCGTATATTATTCACCCGGTTCAGGTTGCTGGGATCCTTGTTGGTTTGGAAATGGATCCGGAAACGATTGCCGGTGGGTTTTTGCACGATGTGGTAGAGGATACAACGATTACGCTTGATCAAATTGAAGAAGCGTTCAATCATGAAGTCGCCATGCTTGTTGATGGTGTAACGAAGCTTGGCAAAATAAAATATAAATCAAAAGAAGCACTTCAAGCCGAAAATCACCGTAAAATGTTCGTAGCCATGGCAAAGGATATACGTGTTATTCTAATCAAATTGGCGGATCGGCTGCATAATATGCGGACATTAAAGCATTTAAAACCGGAAAAACAGCGTCGTATCTCGAATGAAACGCTGGAAATTTTCGCACCGTTGGCCCATCGATTAGGAATATCTACCATTAAGTGGGAGCTGGAAGATACTGCTTTACGTTACTTAAATCCGCAGCAATATTATCGGATCGTTCAATTAATGCGGCAAAAAAGAGACGAACGTGAAAAGTATGTCAAAGAAGTAATGGATGAGGTGAATGAACAGCTGGAGGATGTGCATATTAAAGCGAATATTTCCGGCAGACCCAAACACCTGTATAGTATTTACCGAAAAATGGTTAAACAAAACAAACAATTTAACGAAATTTATGATTTGCTTGCCGTCCGTATCATTGTAAATAGTATTAAGGATTGTTATGCAGTATTGGGTATTATTCATACCTGTTGGAAACCTATGCCGGGCAGATTCAAAGATTACATTGCCATGCCCAAGCCAAATCTATATCAGTCATTACACACAACGGTTATCGGGCCAAAAGGAGATCCGTTGGAAGTACAAATACGAACGAAAGAAATGCACGAAATAGCTGAATATGGTATTGCTGCACATTGGGCCTATAAGGAAGGCAAACAGGTAAACAAAAATAAACAGTCATTTGAAAAAAAATTAACCTGGTTCCGGGAAATTCTCGAGTGGCAAAATGAAGCGCATGATGCCGAGGAGTTCATGGAATCCTTAAAGGTCGATTTGTTTTCGGACATGGTATATGTTTTTACCCCAAAAGGAGACGTTATTGAATTGCCATCTGGTTCTGTTCCGCTGGATTTTGCCTATAAAATCCATACAGAAATCGGCAACCAGACAATTGGTGCAAAGGTTAACGGGAAAATGGAGCCGCTTGATTATCAGCTAAAAAACGGCGACATTGTTGAAGTGATGACTTCGAAACATTCCTATGGACCTTCACAAGACTGGCTAAAGGTTACCCAAACATCGCAGGCTAAAAACAAAATCAAACAGTTTTTTAAAAAGCAACGCCGGGATGAAAATATTGCCAAAGGAAAAGAATTAGTTGCCAAAGAAATTAAGGCATTGTCGTATGAGCCAAAGGATGTATTAACAACAGAAAATCTTCAACGTGTTTTTGAAAAATTTAATTTCGCGAATGAAGATGATATGTATGCTGCAGTTGGTTATCAGGGGATAACGGCAGCACTCATTGCAACACGGCTGACGGATAAACTGCGGAAAGAAAAACAAAAGGAGCAGGAACTTTCGCAGACACTTGAAGAGGTGAAAGCGGATGTAAACCAGAAGAAGCCTGCACGCAAACGGGATTCAGGTGTCAAGGTAGAAGGCGTCGATAATGTCTTAGTGCGGTTGTCCAAATGCTGTAATCCGGTTCCGGGTGATCCGATAGTCGGTTATATTACGAAAGGTCGCGGTGTCTCTGTTCATCGTGCAGATTGTCCCAATGTACAGACAGAGGAAGCGAAACAACGTTACTTGCATGTGGAATGGGAAAATCATCAGGTAGACAAAAAGCAGTATCATGTGGATTTGGAGATATCCGGATATGATCGACGAGGCTTGTTAAATGAAGTATTACAGGCAATCAATGAAACAAAAACCAATATTACACAGGTTAATGGTGGCTCAGACCGCAACAAAATAGCTAACTTTACCATTACCATTTTGGTCCATAATACAGCTCATTTACGGAAAATTGTCGAACGAATTAAACAAATCAAAGATATTTATACAGTGACTCGAACATTACAATAG
- the dtd gene encoding D-aminoacyl-tRNA deacylase, producing MKAVVQLAHRASVSVNREIIGEIKEGLVVFLGVTHGDTKADAEYLVRKIVHMRIFEDEDGKMNKSLKDVSGGLLSISQFTLYGDTRKGRRPNFMQAAKPDQANELYHYFNELAGAEGVLVATGQFGAMMDVSFTNPGPVTMIIDSKDR from the coding sequence TTGAAGGCTGTAGTTCAACTGGCACATCGAGCGAGTGTCTCGGTGAATAGAGAAATAATTGGCGAAATAAAAGAAGGGTTGGTCGTTTTCCTGGGGGTGACCCACGGGGACACAAAGGCAGATGCTGAATATCTCGTTCGTAAAATTGTTCATATGCGTATCTTTGAAGATGAAGATGGAAAAATGAATAAATCGCTAAAGGATGTTTCCGGCGGGTTACTGTCGATATCCCAATTTACCTTATACGGAGATACGAGAAAGGGAAGAAGACCTAATTTCATGCAAGCGGCAAAACCGGATCAGGCAAACGAGCTATATCATTATTTTAATGAGCTTGCAGGTGCAGAAGGTGTTCTCGTTGCCACTGGTCAATTTGGTGCAATGATGGATGTATCATTTACCAACCCCGGCCCTGTAACCATGATTATTGATAGCAAAGACAGGTAG
- a CDS encoding N-acetylmuramoyl-L-alanine amidase family protein: protein MRTWLKLVFCFGIVCGLAFIIYFYRIETSKQETDMNTNEPSPKITNDNPSQTDERMRNKTIVIDAGHGGTDTGAISTSGVFEKDLTYETASLLKKILTTIGADVIMTREHDDYITLATRANLANMNETDAFISIHYNSVQELPEVTGISTFYYDKANKQLAEVVQTNIIGETKANDRGISFADFQVLRDNIKPAILLELGFLSNQETEQKLLDKNYQQLMVDGITKGLLTFFSKEHATD, encoded by the coding sequence TTGCGCACTTGGTTAAAGCTTGTGTTTTGTTTTGGAATTGTTTGCGGTTTAGCCTTTATTATTTATTTTTATCGAATAGAAACAAGCAAACAAGAAACTGACATGAATACCAATGAGCCATCACCGAAAATCACAAACGATAATCCTTCACAGACAGATGAACGAATGAGGAACAAAACGATCGTAATTGATGCGGGTCATGGCGGAACGGATACGGGGGCTATTAGTACTTCCGGAGTTTTTGAAAAAGACCTGACATATGAAACTGCCTCATTATTAAAAAAGATCCTAACTACAATAGGTGCAGACGTTATCATGACCAGGGAACATGATGATTATATAACGTTGGCAACCCGGGCGAATCTTGCCAATATGAATGAAACAGATGCTTTCATCAGCATTCATTATAACAGTGTACAAGAGTTGCCTGAAGTAACAGGGATTAGTACTTTTTATTATGATAAAGCAAACAAACAGCTGGCTGAAGTAGTACAAACAAACATTATTGGGGAAACAAAGGCGAATGACCGAGGAATTTCCTTTGCTGACTTTCAGGTCCTTAGGGATAACATAAAACCTGCCATTCTTTTGGAACTAGGGTTTTTATCCAATCAAGAAACAGAACAAAAGCTCCTGGACAAAAACTACCAGCAGCTGATGGTTGACGGAATCACGAAAGGATTACTTACATTTTTCTCAAAAGAACACGCAACCGATTGA
- a CDS encoding sigma factor-like helix-turn-helix DNA-binding protein has protein sequence MRYADKHWNAQQNKDIYGVDLHRFMELENSLNHLEIAQELGISLGEVKMLKKKIIRA, from the coding sequence ATGCGATATGCCGATAAGCATTGGAATGCACAACAGAACAAAGATATATATGGAGTGGATCTTCATCGGTTCATGGAGTTGGAGAATAGTTTGAACCATCTGGAAATAGCCCAGGAGTTGGGAATTTCACTAGGTGAGGTAAAAATGTTAAAGAAGAAGATCATTCGCGCTTGA
- the hisS gene encoding histidine--tRNA ligase: MSMKAPRGTNDILPEDAKKWQYVEKVIKNICDRFHYEEIRTPLFEHTEVFQRGVGDTTDIVQKEMYTFLDRGGRSITLRPEGTAAVVRAFVEHKLYGSAIQPVKLFYFMQMFRYERPQQGRMRQLNQFGVEVLGSADPAVDAEVISLAMTCYQELGLTSLKLVINSLGDKESRDHYRQALVDHFTPHKDELCTDCQTRLTQNPLRILDCKKDRDHPAMKTAPSILDYLNEESATYFEQLKDYLTRMGISYTVDKNLVRGLDYYNHTAFEIMSDAEGFGAITTLCGGGRYNGLTEELGGPDTPGIGFGMGLERLLLAMEAEHIEIPIDNDLDCYLVAVGDQPKKQAVSLAHELRKQGIQVDQDYQGRKMKAQLKSADRLHAKFVLILGEEELAKQVITVKTMKTGDQQEIALSRLADEMKDLLEGGSN, from the coding sequence ATGAGTATGAAAGCACCGAGGGGAACAAACGATATTCTTCCTGAAGATGCAAAGAAATGGCAATACGTTGAAAAGGTAATCAAAAACATTTGTGATCGATTCCATTATGAGGAAATTCGTACGCCATTATTTGAACATACCGAGGTATTCCAACGCGGGGTTGGTGATACTACCGATATTGTGCAAAAAGAAATGTATACGTTTCTTGACCGGGGCGGGCGAAGTATCACTTTACGTCCGGAGGGTACAGCAGCAGTCGTACGAGCATTTGTTGAGCACAAACTATATGGTTCAGCAATCCAACCGGTAAAATTATTTTATTTTATGCAAATGTTTCGTTATGAACGGCCACAGCAAGGTCGGATGCGGCAATTAAATCAATTTGGTGTAGAGGTACTTGGCAGTGCTGATCCAGCAGTTGATGCCGAGGTGATATCACTGGCCATGACTTGTTACCAGGAGCTTGGATTAACATCGCTTAAGCTGGTTATCAATAGTTTAGGGGATAAGGAGAGTCGCGATCATTATCGACAAGCGTTAGTTGATCATTTCACACCACATAAGGATGAACTTTGCACAGATTGTCAAACACGCCTGACCCAAAATCCATTACGCATTCTGGACTGTAAGAAAGATCGGGATCACCCGGCAATGAAAACAGCCCCGTCCATACTTGATTATTTAAATGAGGAGTCGGCAACTTATTTTGAACAGTTGAAAGACTACTTAACAAGAATGGGAATTTCATACACGGTTGATAAAAATCTTGTTCGCGGATTGGATTATTACAATCATACTGCATTTGAAATTATGAGTGATGCAGAAGGATTTGGTGCGATTACAACATTATGTGGTGGCGGCAGATATAACGGCCTTACCGAGGAATTAGGCGGACCTGATACACCGGGAATTGGTTTCGGTATGGGGCTTGAGCGATTGCTGCTGGCGATGGAGGCGGAACACATCGAGATTCCCATTGATAATGATTTGGATTGTTATCTTGTTGCGGTTGGGGATCAGCCTAAAAAACAGGCAGTTTCACTTGCTCATGAGCTAAGGAAACAAGGAATCCAGGTGGATCAGGATTATCAAGGGCGAAAAATGAAAGCACAATTAAAATCTGCTGACAGGTTGCACGCAAAATTTGTTCTGATTCTTGGAGAAGAAGAATTGGCAAAGCAGGTGATAACGGTTAAAACAATGAAAACCGGTGATCAACAAGAAATTGCACTTTCCCGGTTAGCTGACGAAATGAAAGATTTGCTTGAGGGAGGAAGTAACTAA